The following DNA comes from Odocoileus virginianus isolate 20LAN1187 ecotype Illinois chromosome 26, Ovbor_1.2, whole genome shotgun sequence.
ATGCCCAGCATGATGCCCAGGAGTTCATGGCTTTCCTGCTGGATGGGCTGCATGAGGACTTGAACCGCATTCAGAATAAGCCCTACACGGAGACCGTGGACTCAGATGGGCGGCCTGATGAGGTCAGAGTTGGGGGCAGAGGCGCGCCTGTGTCCCGCCTGTCCCAGCCCCTGGGTCTCCTTGGCCCTCACTACTCTGCTCTGCAGGTGGTGGCTGAGGAAGCCTGGCAGCGGCACAAGATGAGGAATGACTCTTTCATCGTGGACCTGTTTCAGGGCCAGTACAAATCGAAGCTGGTGTGCCCCGTGTGTGCAAAGGTGTGACGGGCTCCCTAGACAGAAAAGCACCTCCTAGCTTGTCCTGGTTAGACTAATTGGAATGGGCTCAGAGGCACAGGTACCTTTAGGTGCTGCAGGGCACAATTTGGGCAAAGAAGCTCAAGGGAGGCCTGAGGCCCTGTGTAGGCTGCAGAGGTGGGGCTGCGAGGGCTTCCAGATGGAGGGGAAAGCGCTCTTTGGGTGACCTGATTTGGAGTGGGATATGGGAAAAATTGGAAAGGCACATGGGGTGCGAGTGAGGGACCCGGCCGAGCAGGGCCTCCAGTGTCAGAAACAGGGATTCTTCTCTCCTGCCAGTCTTCCTGGTCCATCCAACATTCTTAGCCTGAGGCTGGGTGGTGAGGCCTGAGAGCCGTCCACAGGCCTGGGTTGGGCACTCTGGGCACCAGCAGCCTGCCCCCCACTCCCTGTGTGGCCACCCAGTGGCACCTGTGCCTTTACAGGTCTCCATCACGTTTGACCCGTTCCTGTACCTGCCGGTGCCCTTGCCCCAGAAGCAAAAGGTTCTCCCTGTCTTCTATTTTGCCCGGGAGCCCCACAGCAAGCCCATCAAGGTGAGAACCTGGCCCGTACTTCCGGGCTATGGCTGAGACCCTGGCCTCCCTCCCCCATGGACTCGCTCCTCTTGTCACCACAGTTTCTGGTGAGCGTCAGCAAGGAGAACTCCAGTGCAAGCGAAGTGTTGGACTCCCTGTCTCAGAGTGTCCACGTGAAACCTGAGAACCTGCGTCTGGCTGAGGTGTGTCTGTCCTTCTCTGCCCCTTACGCACAgggatgtgtgtctgtgttcacaGCATGCAGATACGTGTGTGCAGTTGTTAGCATCCGTATGTGTCCGCGCAGACGTGCATGTGACTGCACAAACAGGCGAGGTGCTGCGGGATGAGGCGTGGTTGAAACCAGGCACTTGGGCAATGCACCTGAGGTGCCCACAGTTCCCCGCCATCATCTGAATCTATTCCCCCGCTTGGTGTTGGCCCCCAGCTGCTCTTCTTCAGATGAGGAGCTTGGGCCACAGGACTAGCCATCCACTAGCTCTGGTTCTTCTCCGTTGTGCTTCTCCCTCCTGTTTTCCCCGATCTGTGTGCTGCTGCCTGGCAGTGTCTGCTTCCTGAGTGGCGTAGAGATCAGGGCACGCCTCTTGGAAGGTGGCCCCTCCAGAGGAAGCACGTTGCAGTCTCCACGGGGCCCACTGGGTGAGAGCAGGGTTGAGGCCCTTGGTGTGGAGAGCTGGTACGGTTCATACCGGTCCCAATCCTGATCTTTCATTCTCTCTACGTACCAGGCTCCTTACTCCATTGGGCACTGAGGCTGCTGCCGGTGGAGGCACATATTTCTTACCCCTGACCTGTCCTCACAGACCCAAGATCAAGGCCAGATCTTGTTGTGGTTTGGAGCAGGGCTAGGGGAAGCACTCGTTCTCCCATCGGATCTGTGTGTTCTCTGTCCCCAGGTGATTAAGAATCGCTTCCACCGTGTGTTTCTGCCCTCCCACTCACTGGACACTGTGTCCCCGTCGGACACACTCCTCTGCTTCGAGTTGCTGTCCCCAGAGTTAGCCAAGGAGCGGGTGGTGGTGCTAGAGGTACAGCAGGTGAGTAGGGGCCACCCCGCTGCCCCAGAGTCCTGGTGGGGGCGGGGATGGccttcctgccctgcctgccctcGCTGAGCCAGGCCACCCACCCTAGCGCCCCCAGGTGCCCAGCATCCCCATCTCCAAGTGTGCAGCCTGCCAGCGGAAGCAGCAGTCAGAGGACGAGAAGCTGAAGCGCTGTACCCGGTGTTACCGCGTGGGCTACTGCAACCAGTGAGGACTCCCGCGTTGCCCCGTCCCTGCTCCTGCTTCCACCTGCCACCCTCCCTCTTGTCCACATAAAGCCTGGGTGTCTTAAGTCCTCTATCTGCCCCCATCTGCTGCCGCTCTCCCAGACCCCTGGGGAAGCTGGGCTGGCCCTGGTGTAGAGGTGGGGCTGAAGCCCCCTTCTTCCCTCCACTTTCCTTCCAGGCTCTGTCAGAAAACCCACTGGCCTGATCACAAGGGTCTCTGCCGCCCCGAGAACATCGGCTACCCTTTCCTGGTCAGTGTCCCCGCCTCACGCCTCACTTACGCCCGTCTCGCTCAGCTGCTAGAGGGCTATGCCCGGTAAGTGCCCAGGGGCTGGGTTCAGGCGGGGTGGAAGGCAGAGGTGCCGGCCGTACTGGTCTGGATTCTTACTGGCTTTTGCGGCCCGTCGCCAGGTACTCTGTGAGTGTGTTCCAGCCGCCCTTCCAGCCCGGCCGCATGGCCTTGGAGTCCCAGGGCCCTGGCTGCACCACGCTACTCTCCACTAgctccctggaggctggggacagtGACAGGGACCCCATTCAGCCACCAGAGCTCCAGTTGGTGACCCCTGTGGCTGAGGGGGATACTGGGGCCTCCCGGGCATGGGCATCCCCTGATCGGGGCCCTGTGCCCAGCACCAGCGGCATTTCTTCTGAGATGGTGGCCAGTGGGCCCATTGAAGTTGGCGCCTTGACTGTTGGTGAGAGGGTGTCCCGGCCTGAAGGTAAAAGTCTGCTGAAAGGCTCTGGGGTAGGGAAGGTGGGGGAGAGCTGGGTCAGGCTGTGGTAGACAGGAGAGCTCCGATAATCGTGTCCTTTCTCAGCTGCCGTGCCCGGGTACCAACACCCAAGTGAAGCCCTGAGTGCCCATACTCCCCAGTTCTTCATCTACAGAATTGACGCGTCCAACCGAGAGCAGCGGCTAGAGGACAAAGGTGCCTGAGGCCGTCAGGCGCGGGAACCCTGGCGTGGGTTGGGCCGGTGGTTCTCCACAGCGGCGTGACTCCCCTCCCCACCCGTTTCCAGGGGACGTCCCGCTGGAGCTGGGGGAAGATTGCAGCCTGGCCCTGGTCTGGCGCAACAACGAGCGCCTGCAGGAGTTCGTGTTGGTGGCCTCCAAGGAGCTGGAGTGTGCCGAGGACCCTGGGTCTGCGGGCGAAGCTGCCCGCGCCGGCCACTTCACGCTGGACCAGTGCCTCAACCTCTTCACACGGCCGGAGGTGTTGGCACCTGAGGAGGCTTGGTGAGGGCAGGGCGGCCGGCAGGTAGGGGCGGGGTGCCGGGCCCTCCACTGCCCCTGACGGTGCCGCGTCCCCTCTCAGGTACTGTCCCCAGTGCAAACAGCACCGCGAGGCCTCCAAGCAGCTGCTTCTGTGGCGCCTGCCCAATGTGCTCATCGTGCAGCTCAAGCGCTTCTCCTTCCGCAGCTTCATCTGGCGTGACAAGATCAACGACCTGGTGGAGTTCCCCGTCCGGTGAGCGGCGGGCCCTGCTGCCCGCAGTcagggctggtggtggtggtggcggcgggGAGGGGCACCTGCTGACTGGCTGACCGCTCTCGGGCCGGCCCCACAGGAACCTGGACCTAGGCAAGTTCTGTATCGGTCAGAAAGAGGAGCAGCTGCCCAGCTACGACCTGTACGCCGTCATCAACCACTACGGGGGCATGATCGGCGGCCACTACACCGCCTGTGCGCGCCTGCCCAATGACCGCAGCAGCCAGCGCAGCGACGTGGGTGAGGGCGCGCGCCGACAGGACGGACGGGAGGGGCGGTGGCGCGGGCCTGTTCACACTCTTCCCACCTCGCCGTAGGCTGGCGCCTGTTCGACGACAGCACAGTGACAACGGTAGACGAGAGTCAGGTGGTGACGCGTTACGCCTATGTCCTCTTCTACCGCCGGCGGAACTCTCCCGTGGAGAGGCCCCCGCGGGCAGGGCACTCTGAGCACCACCCTGAGCTGGGCCCTGCAGCTGAGTCCGCCGCCAGCCAGGTGAGGCACGGGGAGGCTCCGCAGGCGAGGGGGGCCCAGCTCTCAGATGTGGGGGGTGTGGAGCACAGcttcctctcctccagcccctgaaGCCTTGGGCTTTTTAAGCCACAGATGGGGTTCCCTTACATTGTGGCCTTAGCCAGAGCCATTACAGGCTGTAGAGACACTTAAAGAGGTACATATACACCGACACATGGCCACTGGCGTGTGCATCAAATACAGGCCAGGAGCTGCTACAGACTTCACCGCTCTGTGAACGGACTGTCCTGACACGCCTAGCTTTCCCTCTGCCGCTCCCCACACTGACCCACAGACCCTCCCTTAAGACTGTTCCCCGAGTTCTGACGTGCACTCAGGCCAGGGCTGCGCCAGCAGGCCATAGCCTTGTGTGGCCGTCCCCCTTTCTGCGGTGGGCATCTGTTCCCGCTGGGCCTTCAGAATCTTCTGTCTCTCTTGCTGACATGGGTCCCAGGCCTGGTTGGTGGGCATAGCCCCAACTCTTCTCTGGACTAGTCTCCTCCTGGCGCTCCTTTCCCTTGAGCCATTTATGCTCAGACTTTGAGACCATGATCAGATCTGCatgtgggtgggagggagccaGGACATGACTCTGGGGTTGGCAGTTATGTCCTCCAtgagccagtctcctctgtgggAAGCCTGGGCTAAAAAACTGACTGGCTAGCCCCCAACCCTAACTGCACCTCAGCGGGGAAGCTGCATGTCCACTGGGGAGTGTCCTGAGGCCACAGTGCTGTCAGGGTTCTCCTGTCGTGGCGCTCTCAGTCTCAACAACCCGGCGAGTGACCCACTTGGCTCCTGCCTGCCCTCTCTGCCGCCTGACCTGGGATGTAGGGGGTTAGCGCCAGTTACCTTGGGTGGGACTGTTGTGGCCAGGGGTCTTAGAGACACTGGGTCTCCCTCCCCCGTCCCCCCTGCCCTGGGTGCTGATGGCCGTTTCCGCACACCGTAGGCTTCCCGGATTTGGCAGGAGCTGGAGGCCGAGGAAGAGCCGGGACCCGAGGGGCCTGCGCCTCTGGGTCCCTGGGGGCCCCAGGCCTGGGTGGGCCCCCCGCCACGTGGCCCTCCCACAGCAGACGAGGGCTGTCTCCGATACTTTGTTCTGGGCACCGTGGCAGCTTTGGTGGCCCTTGTGCTCAACGTG
Coding sequences within:
- the USP19 gene encoding ubiquitin carboxyl-terminal hydrolase 19 isoform X2 — translated: MSGGASATGPRRGPPGLEEATSKKKQKDRANQESKDGDPRRGSAFTPREEQTKEDLGLDWRQSADEVIVKLRVGTGPVRLEEVDAAFTDTDCVLRLPDGRQWGGVFYAEIESSCTKVQARKGGVLQLSLPKKVPLLTWPSLLKKPLGTQELVPGLRCQENGQEPSPVALEPGPEPRRTKQEARNQKRAQGRGEVGAGAGPGAQAGPSAKRAVHLRRGPEGEGARDGPGPRGDAPPFLAEPATQAEAEEQLRVPPLTPQTCLLGSEENLALLTGKKAAAPRSDPVSPTMARSRDPEKDDHSKEEMAVAADAAALVDEPESMVNLAFVKNDSYEKGPDSVVVHVYVKEIRRDSSRVLFREQDFTLIFQTRDGNFLRLHPGCGPHTIFRWQVKLRNLIEPEQCTFCFTASRIDICLRKRQSQRWGGLEAPAARGAVGGAKVAVPTGPSPLDSAPPGGTPHPLTGQEEARAVEKEKPKARSEDTGLDGVAARTPMEHVAPKSEPHLASPKPTCMVPPMPHSPVSGDSVEEEEEEEKKVCLPGFTGLVNLGNTCFMNSVIQSLSNTRELRDFFHDRSFEAEINYNNPLGTGGRLAIGFAVLLRALWKGTHHAFQPSKLKAIVASKASQFTGYAQHDAQEFMAFLLDGLHEDLNRIQNKPYTETVDSDGRPDEVVAEEAWQRHKMRNDSFIVDLFQGQYKSKLVCPVCAKVSITFDPFLYLPVPLPQKQKVLPVFYFAREPHSKPIKFLVSVSKENSSASEVLDSLSQSVHVKPENLRLAEVIKNRFHRVFLPSHSLDTVSPSDTLLCFELLSPELAKERVVVLEVQQRPQVPSIPISKCAACQRKQQSEDEKLKRCTRCYRVGYCNQLCQKTHWPDHKGLCRPENIGYPFLVSVPASRLTYARLAQLLEGYARYSVSVFQPPFQPGRMALESQGPGCTTLLSTSSLEAGDSDRDPIQPPELQLVTPVAEGDTGASRAWASPDRGPVPSTSGISSEMVASGPIEVGALTVGERVSRPEAAVPGYQHPSEALSAHTPQFFIYRIDASNREQRLEDKGDVPLELGEDCSLALVWRNNERLQEFVLVASKELECAEDPGSAGEAARAGHFTLDQCLNLFTRPEVLAPEEAWYCPQCKQHREASKQLLLWRLPNVLIVQLKRFSFRSFIWRDKINDLVEFPVRNLDLGKFCIGQKEEQLPSYDLYAVINHYGGMIGGHYTACARLPNDRSSQRSDVGWRLFDDSTVTTVDESQVVTRYAYVLFYRRRNSPVERPPRAGHSEHHPELGPAAESAASQASRIWQELEAEEEPGPEGPAPLGPWGPQAWVGPPPRGPPTADEGCLRYFVLGTVAALVALVLNVFYPLVSQSPWR
- the USP19 gene encoding ubiquitin carboxyl-terminal hydrolase 19 isoform X13; this translates as MSGGASATGPRRGPPGLEEATSKKKQKDRANQESKDGDPRRGSAFTPREEQTKEDLGLDWRQSADEVIVKLRVGTGPVRLEEVDAAFTDTDCVLRLPDGRQWGGVFYAEIESSCTKVQARKGGVLQLSLPKKVPLLTWPSLLKKPLGTQELVPGLRCQENGQEPSPVALEPGPEPRRTKQEARNQKRAQGRGEVGAGAGPGAQAGPSAKRAVHLRRGPEGEGARDGPGPRGDAPPFLAEPATQAEAEEQLRVPPLTPQTCLLGSEENLALLTGKKAAAPRSDPVSPTMARSRDPEKDDHSKEEMAVAADAAALVDGKEPESMVNLAFVKNDSYEKGPDSVVVHVYVKEIRRDSSRVLFREQDFTLIFQTRDGNFLRLHPGCGPHTIFRWQVKLRNLIEPEQCTFCFTASRIDICLRKRQSQRWGGLEAPAARGAVGGAKVAVPTGPSPLDSAPPGGTPHPLTGQEEARAVEKEKPKARSEDTGLDGVAARTPMEHVAPKSEPHLASPKPTCMVPPMPHSPVSGDSVEEEEEEEKKVCLPGFTGLVNLGNTCFMNSVIQSLSNTRELRDFFHDRSFEAEINYNNPLGTGGRLAIGFAVLLRALWKGTHHAFQPSKLKAIVASKASQFTGYAQHDAQEFMAFLLDGLHEDLNRIQNKPYTETVDSDGRPDEVVAEEAWQRHKMRNDSFIVDLFQGQYKSKLVCPVCAKVSITFDPFLYLPVPLPQKQKVLPVFYFAREPHSKPIKFLVSVSKENSSASEVLDSLSQSVHVKPENLRLAEVIKNRFHRVFLPSHSLDTVSPSDTLLCFELLSPELAKERVVVLEVQQRPQVPSIPISKCAACQRKQQSEDEKLKRCTRCYRVGYCNQLCQKTHWPDHKGLCRPENIGYPFLVSVPASRLTYARLAQLLEGYARYSVSVFQPPFQPGRMALESQGPGCTTLLSTSSLEAGDSDRDPIQPPELQLVTPVAEGDTGASRAWASPDRGPVPSTSGISSEMVASGPIEVGALTVGERVSRPEAAVPGYQHPSEALSAHTPQFFIYRIDASNREQRLEDKGDVPLELGEDCSLALVWRNNERLQEFVLVASKELECAEDPGSAGEAARAGHFTLDQCLNLFTRPEVLAPEEAWYCPQCKQHREASKQLLLWRLPNVLIVQLKRFSFRSFIWRDKINDLVEFPVRNLDLGKFCIGQKEEQLPSYDLYAVINHYGGMIGGHYTACARLPNDRSSQRSDVGWRLFDDSTVTTVDESQVVTRYAYVLFYRRRNSPVERPPRAGHSEHHPELGPAAESAASQASRIWQELEAEEEPGPEGPAPLGPWGPQAWVGPPPRGPPTADEGCLRYFVLGTVAALVALVLNVFYPLVSQSPWR
- the USP19 gene encoding ubiquitin carboxyl-terminal hydrolase 19 isoform X4 yields the protein MSGGASATGPRRGPPGLEEATSKKKQKDRANQESKDGDPRRGSAFTPREEQTKEDLGLDWRQSADEVIVKLRVGTGPVRLEEVDAAFTDTDCVLRLPDGRQWGGVFYAEIESSCTKVQARKGGVLQLSLPKKVPLLTWPSLLKPLGTQELVPGLRCQENGQEPSPVALEPGPEPRRTKQEARNQKRAQGRGEVGAGAGPGAQAGPSAKRAVHLRRGPEGEGARDGPGPRGDAPPFLAEPATQAEAEEQLRVPPLTPQTCLLGSEENLALLTGKKAAAPRSDPVSPTMARSRDPEKDDHSKEEMAVAADAAALVDEPESMVNLAFVKNDSYEKGPDSVVVHVYVKEIRRDSSRVLFREQDFTLIFQTRDGNFLRLHPGCGPHTIFRWQVKLRNLIEPEQCTFCFTASRIDICLRKRQSQRWGGLEAPAARGAVGGAKVAVPTGPSPLDSAPPGGTPHPLTGQEEARAVEKEKPKARSEDTGLDGVAARTPMEHVAPKSEPHLASPKPTCMVPPMPHSPVSGDSVEEEEEEEKKVCLPGFTGLVNLGNTCFMNSVIQSLSNTRELRDFFHDRSFEAEINYNNPLGTGGRLAIGFAVLLRALWKGTHHAFQPSKLKAIVASKASQFTGYAQHDAQEFMAFLLDGLHEDLNRIQNKPYTETVDSDGRPDEVVAEEAWQRHKMRNDSFIVDLFQGQYKSKLVCPVCAKVSITFDPFLYLPVPLPQKQKVLPVFYFAREPHSKPIKFLVSVSKENSSASEVLDSLSQSVHVKPENLRLAEVIKNRFHRVFLPSHSLDTVSPSDTLLCFELLSPELAKERVVVLEVQQRPQVPSIPISKCAACQRKQQSEDEKLKRCTRCYRVGYCNQLCQKTHWPDHKGLCRPENIGYPFLVSVPASRLTYARLAQLLEGYARYSVSVFQPPFQPGRMALESQGPGCTTLLSTSSLEAGDSDRDPIQPPELQLVTPVAEGDTGASRAWASPDRGPVPSTSGISSEMVASGPIEVGALTVGERVSRPEAAVPGYQHPSEALSAHTPQFFIYRIDASNREQRLEDKGDVPLELGEDCSLALVWRNNERLQEFVLVASKELECAEDPGSAGEAARAGHFTLDQCLNLFTRPEVLAPEEAWYCPQCKQHREASKQLLLWRLPNVLIVQLKRFSFRSFIWRDKINDLVEFPVRNLDLGKFCIGQKEEQLPSYDLYAVINHYGGMIGGHYTACARLPNDRSSQRSDVGWRLFDDSTVTTVDESQVVTRYAYVLFYRRRNSPVERPPRAGHSEHHPELGPAAESAASQASRIWQELEAEEEPGPEGPAPLGPWGPQAWVGPPPRGPPTADEGCLRYFVLGTVAALVALVLNVFYPLVSQSPWR
- the USP19 gene encoding ubiquitin carboxyl-terminal hydrolase 19 isoform X5; translated protein: MSGGASATGPRRGPPGLEEATSKKKQKDRANQESKDGDPRRGSAFTPREEQTKEDLGLDWRQSADEVIVKLRVGTGPVRLEEVDAAFTDTDCVLRLPDGRQWGGVFYAEIESSCTKVQARKGGVLQLSLPKKVPLLTWPSLLKKPLGTQELVPGLRCQENGQEPSPVALEPGPEPRRTKQEARNQKRAQGRGEVGAGAGPGAQAGPSAKRAVHLRRGPEGEGARDGPGPRGDAPPFLAEPATQAEAEEQLRVPPLTPQTCLLGSEENLALLTGKKAAAPRSDPVSPTMARSRDPEKDDHSKEEMAVAADAAALVDEPESMVNLAFVKNDSYEKGPDSVVVHVYVKEIRRDSSRVLFREQDFTLIFQTRDGNFLRLHPGCGPHTIFRWQVKLRNLIEPEQCTFCFTASRIDICLRKRQSQRWGGLEAPAARVGGAKVAVPTGPSPLDSAPPGGTPHPLTGQEEARAVEKEKPKARSEDTGLDGVAARTPMEHVAPKSEPHLASPKPTCMVPPMPHSPVSGDSVEEEEEEEKKVCLPGFTGLVNLGNTCFMNSVIQSLSNTRELRDFFHDRSFEAEINYNNPLGTGGRLAIGFAVLLRALWKGTHHAFQPSKLKAIVASKASQFTGYAQHDAQEFMAFLLDGLHEDLNRIQNKPYTETVDSDGRPDEVVAEEAWQRHKMRNDSFIVDLFQGQYKSKLVCPVCAKVSITFDPFLYLPVPLPQKQKVLPVFYFAREPHSKPIKFLVSVSKENSSASEVLDSLSQSVHVKPENLRLAEVIKNRFHRVFLPSHSLDTVSPSDTLLCFELLSPELAKERVVVLEVQQRPQVPSIPISKCAACQRKQQSEDEKLKRCTRCYRVGYCNQLCQKTHWPDHKGLCRPENIGYPFLVSVPASRLTYARLAQLLEGYARYSVSVFQPPFQPGRMALESQGPGCTTLLSTSSLEAGDSDRDPIQPPELQLVTPVAEGDTGASRAWASPDRGPVPSTSGISSEMVASGPIEVGALTVGERVSRPEAAVPGYQHPSEALSAHTPQFFIYRIDASNREQRLEDKGDVPLELGEDCSLALVWRNNERLQEFVLVASKELECAEDPGSAGEAARAGHFTLDQCLNLFTRPEVLAPEEAWYCPQCKQHREASKQLLLWRLPNVLIVQLKRFSFRSFIWRDKINDLVEFPVRNLDLGKFCIGQKEEQLPSYDLYAVINHYGGMIGGHYTACARLPNDRSSQRSDVGWRLFDDSTVTTVDESQVVTRYAYVLFYRRRNSPVERPPRAGHSEHHPELGPAAESAASQASRIWQELEAEEEPGPEGPAPLGPWGPQAWVGPPPRGPPTADEGCLRYFVLGTVAALVALVLNVFYPLVSQSPWR
- the USP19 gene encoding ubiquitin carboxyl-terminal hydrolase 19 isoform X3, with protein sequence MSGGASATGPRRGPPGLEEATSKKKQKDRANQESKDGDPRRGSAFTPREEQTKEDLGLDWRQSADEVIVKLRVGTGPVRLEEVDAAFTDTDCVLRLPDGRQWGGVFYAEIESSCTKVQARKGGVLQLSLPKKVPLLTWPSLLKKPLGTQELVPGLRCQENGQEPSPVALEPGPEPRRTKQEARNQKRAQGRGEVGAGAGPGAQAGPSAKRAVHLRRGPEGEGARDGPGPRGDAPPFLAEPATQAEAEEQLRVPPLTPQTCLLGSEENLALLTGKKAAAPRSDPVSPTMARSRDPEKDDHSKEEMAVAADAAALVDGKEPESMVNLAFVKNDSYEKGPDSVVVHVYVKEIRRDSSRVLFREQDFTLIFQTRDGNFLRLHPGCGPHTIFRWQVKLRNLIEPEQCTFCFTASRIDICLRKRQSQRWGGLEAPAARVGGAKVAVPTGPSPLDSAPPGGTPHPLTGQEEARAVEKEKPKARSEDTGLDGVAARTPMEHVAPKSEPHLASPKPTCMVPPMPHSPVSGDSVEEEEEEEKKVCLPGFTGLVNLGNTCFMNSVIQSLSNTRELRDFFHDRSFEAEINYNNPLGTGGRLAIGFAVLLRALWKGTHHAFQPSKLKAIVASKASQFTGYAQHDAQEFMAFLLDGLHEDLNRIQNKPYTETVDSDGRPDEVVAEEAWQRHKMRNDSFIVDLFQGQYKSKLVCPVCAKVSITFDPFLYLPVPLPQKQKVLPVFYFAREPHSKPIKFLVSVSKENSSASEVLDSLSQSVHVKPENLRLAEVIKNRFHRVFLPSHSLDTVSPSDTLLCFELLSPELAKERVVVLEVQQRPQVPSIPISKCAACQRKQQSEDEKLKRCTRCYRVGYCNQLCQKTHWPDHKGLCRPENIGYPFLVSVPASRLTYARLAQLLEGYARYSVSVFQPPFQPGRMALESQGPGCTTLLSTSSLEAGDSDRDPIQPPELQLVTPVAEGDTGASRAWASPDRGPVPSTSGISSEMVASGPIEVGALTVGERVSRPEAAVPGYQHPSEALSAHTPQFFIYRIDASNREQRLEDKGDVPLELGEDCSLALVWRNNERLQEFVLVASKELECAEDPGSAGEAARAGHFTLDQCLNLFTRPEVLAPEEAWYCPQCKQHREASKQLLLWRLPNVLIVQLKRFSFRSFIWRDKINDLVEFPVRNLDLGKFCIGQKEEQLPSYDLYAVINHYGGMIGGHYTACARLPNDRSSQRSDVGWRLFDDSTVTTVDESQVVTRYAYVLFYRRRNSPVERPPRAGHSEHHPELGPAAESAASQASRIWQELEAEEEPGPEGPAPLGPWGPQAWVGPPPRGPPTADEGCLRYFVLGTVAALVALVLNVFYPLVSQSPWR
- the USP19 gene encoding ubiquitin carboxyl-terminal hydrolase 19 isoform X6, which codes for MSGGASATGPRRGPPGLEEATSKKKQKDRANQESKDGDPRRGSAFTPREEQTKEDLGLDWRQSADEVIVKLRVGTGPVRLEEVDAAFTDTDCVLRLPDGRQWGGVFYAEIESSCTKVQARKGGVLQLSLPKKVPLLTWPSLLKPLGTQELVPGLRCQENGQEPSPVALEPGPEPRRTKQEARNQKRAQGRGEVGAGAGPGAQAGPSAKRAVHLRRGPEGEGARDGPGPRGDAPPFLAEPATQAEAEEQLRVPPLTPQTCLLGSEENLALLTGKKAAAPRSDPVSPTMARSRDPEKDDHSKEEMAVAADAAALVDEPESMVNLAFVKNDSYEKGPDSVVVHVYVKEIRRDSSRVLFREQDFTLIFQTRDGNFLRLHPGCGPHTIFRWQVKLRNLIEPEQCTFCFTASRIDICLRKRQSQRWGGLEAPAARVGGAKVAVPTGPSPLDSAPPGGTPHPLTGQEEARAVEKEKPKARSEDTGLDGVAARTPMEHVAPKSEPHLASPKPTCMVPPMPHSPVSGDSVEEEEEEEKKVCLPGFTGLVNLGNTCFMNSVIQSLSNTRELRDFFHDRSFEAEINYNNPLGTGGRLAIGFAVLLRALWKGTHHAFQPSKLKAIVASKASQFTGYAQHDAQEFMAFLLDGLHEDLNRIQNKPYTETVDSDGRPDEVVAEEAWQRHKMRNDSFIVDLFQGQYKSKLVCPVCAKVSITFDPFLYLPVPLPQKQKVLPVFYFAREPHSKPIKFLVSVSKENSSASEVLDSLSQSVHVKPENLRLAEVIKNRFHRVFLPSHSLDTVSPSDTLLCFELLSPELAKERVVVLEVQQRPQVPSIPISKCAACQRKQQSEDEKLKRCTRCYRVGYCNQLCQKTHWPDHKGLCRPENIGYPFLVSVPASRLTYARLAQLLEGYARYSVSVFQPPFQPGRMALESQGPGCTTLLSTSSLEAGDSDRDPIQPPELQLVTPVAEGDTGASRAWASPDRGPVPSTSGISSEMVASGPIEVGALTVGERVSRPEAAVPGYQHPSEALSAHTPQFFIYRIDASNREQRLEDKGDVPLELGEDCSLALVWRNNERLQEFVLVASKELECAEDPGSAGEAARAGHFTLDQCLNLFTRPEVLAPEEAWYCPQCKQHREASKQLLLWRLPNVLIVQLKRFSFRSFIWRDKINDLVEFPVRNLDLGKFCIGQKEEQLPSYDLYAVINHYGGMIGGHYTACARLPNDRSSQRSDVGWRLFDDSTVTTVDESQVVTRYAYVLFYRRRNSPVERPPRAGHSEHHPELGPAAESAASQASRIWQELEAEEEPGPEGPAPLGPWGPQAWVGPPPRGPPTADEGCLRYFVLGTVAALVALVLNVFYPLVSQSPWR
- the USP19 gene encoding ubiquitin carboxyl-terminal hydrolase 19 isoform X1, coding for MSGGASATGPRRGPPGLEEATSKKKQKDRANQESKDGDPRRGSAFTPREEQTKEDLGLDWRQSADEVIVKLRVGTGPVRLEEVDAAFTDTDCVLRLPDGRQWGGVFYAEIESSCTKVQARKGGVLQLSLPKKVPLLTWPSLLKPLGTQELVPGLRCQENGQEPSPVALEPGPEPRRTKQEARNQKRAQGRGEVGAGAGPGAQAGPSAKRAVHLRRGPEGEGARDGPGPRGDAPPFLAEPATQAEAEEQLRVPPLTPQTCLLGSEENLALLTGKKAAAPRSDPVSPTMARSRDPEKDDHSKEEMAVAADAAALVDGKEPESMVNLAFVKNDSYEKGPDSVVVHVYVKEIRRDSSRVLFREQDFTLIFQTRDGNFLRLHPGCGPHTIFRWQVKLRNLIEPEQCTFCFTASRIDICLRKRQSQRWGGLEAPAARGAVGGAKVAVPTGPSPLDSAPPGGTPHPLTGQEEARAVEKEKPKARSEDTGLDGVAARTPMEHVAPKSEPHLASPKPTCMVPPMPHSPVSGDSVEEEEEEEKKVCLPGFTGLVNLGNTCFMNSVIQSLSNTRELRDFFHDRSFEAEINYNNPLGTGGRLAIGFAVLLRALWKGTHHAFQPSKLKAIVASKASQFTGYAQHDAQEFMAFLLDGLHEDLNRIQNKPYTETVDSDGRPDEVVAEEAWQRHKMRNDSFIVDLFQGQYKSKLVCPVCAKVSITFDPFLYLPVPLPQKQKVLPVFYFAREPHSKPIKFLVSVSKENSSASEVLDSLSQSVHVKPENLRLAEVIKNRFHRVFLPSHSLDTVSPSDTLLCFELLSPELAKERVVVLEVQQRPQVPSIPISKCAACQRKQQSEDEKLKRCTRCYRVGYCNQLCQKTHWPDHKGLCRPENIGYPFLVSVPASRLTYARLAQLLEGYARYSVSVFQPPFQPGRMALESQGPGCTTLLSTSSLEAGDSDRDPIQPPELQLVTPVAEGDTGASRAWASPDRGPVPSTSGISSEMVASGPIEVGALTVGERVSRPEAAVPGYQHPSEALSAHTPQFFIYRIDASNREQRLEDKGDVPLELGEDCSLALVWRNNERLQEFVLVASKELECAEDPGSAGEAARAGHFTLDQCLNLFTRPEVLAPEEAWYCPQCKQHREASKQLLLWRLPNVLIVQLKRFSFRSFIWRDKINDLVEFPVRNLDLGKFCIGQKEEQLPSYDLYAVINHYGGMIGGHYTACARLPNDRSSQRSDVGWRLFDDSTVTTVDESQVVTRYAYVLFYRRRNSPVERPPRAGHSEHHPELGPAAESAASQASRIWQELEAEEEPGPEGPAPLGPWGPQAWVGPPPRGPPTADEGCLRYFVLGTVAALVALVLNVFYPLVSQSPWR